One window from the genome of Verrucomicrobiia bacterium encodes:
- a CDS encoding GNAT family N-acetyltransferase, with translation MQRLDTARNPDRRRFLHVASRLRLNDPLWVAPLESEQHRVLGPGNPFHKHAAMELFVATGPAGDVGRLAVIEDRTHNSIHGERTAFFGFFESVEDPAVSGALFNAAADWARHRGLDRLRGPMNPSINDECGLLVEGFDTPPAIMMPHNPPHHAHLLAASGFAKIKDLLAFQMRVADAPAAVLSRFLQKFARREPDVTLRALERRTLGIEVPKIRTVYNLAWEKNWGAVPLTPAEIDFLVERLAPLLVPGLVWVAEVRGEPAGFLLALPDFNQVLRRLRGRLLSVRLPLVLPDLLGWRQPDAIRMVALGVRHEFQGRGIESAMLAKTLEACRRRHFATCEASWTLEDNTAVQRLIARFGGRRHKTYRIFEKPL, from the coding sequence GTGCAGAGACTCGACACCGCCCGCAACCCGGACCGCCGCCGGTTCCTGCACGTGGCTTCGCGGCTGCGCCTCAACGATCCCCTCTGGGTCGCACCGCTGGAGTCGGAACAACACCGGGTTCTCGGTCCCGGAAACCCGTTCCACAAACACGCCGCCATGGAACTGTTCGTCGCGACGGGCCCGGCGGGCGACGTCGGACGTCTCGCCGTCATCGAGGACCGCACCCACAACTCGATCCACGGGGAGCGCACGGCCTTCTTCGGATTCTTCGAATCGGTGGAGGACCCCGCCGTTTCCGGCGCCCTGTTCAATGCGGCGGCGGACTGGGCACGACACCGCGGCCTCGACCGCCTCCGCGGCCCGATGAATCCCTCCATCAACGATGAGTGCGGGCTGCTGGTGGAGGGGTTCGACACCCCGCCGGCAATCATGATGCCCCACAACCCGCCGCATCACGCACACCTTCTGGCGGCCTCGGGATTCGCGAAGATCAAGGATCTGCTGGCGTTCCAGATGCGGGTGGCCGATGCCCCGGCGGCGGTGTTGTCCCGGTTTCTCCAGAAGTTCGCGCGCCGCGAACCGGACGTCACGCTTCGCGCCCTGGAGCGCCGCACCCTGGGCATCGAGGTGCCAAAGATCCGGACGGTGTACAACCTCGCCTGGGAAAAGAACTGGGGCGCCGTGCCACTGACTCCCGCGGAGATTGACTTCCTGGTGGAACGTCTCGCCCCGCTGCTGGTCCCCGGGCTGGTCTGGGTGGCGGAGGTTCGCGGGGAGCCCGCAGGCTTCCTGCTCGCCTTGCCCGACTTCAACCAGGTGCTCCGGCGCTTGCGCGGGCGGCTCCTGTCCGTCCGGTTGCCCCTGGTGCTGCCCGATCTGCTCGGCTGGCGGCAGCCCGATGCCATCCGCATGGTGGCCCTTGGGGTTCGCCATGAGTTTCAAGGGCGCGGGATCGAATCCGCGATGCTGGCGAAAACGCTGGAGGCCTGCCGACGGCGGCACTTCGCGACCTGCGAGGCCTCCTGGACGCTGGAGGACAACACGGCGGTCCAACGGCTC